Sequence from the Longimicrobium sp. genome:
CGCACCCGGGCGGCGGCGGTCCGGCGATGAGCGTTCCCGTGCTGTCCGTGAACGTAACCCTGCCGCTGGACCGGTTCGGGCTGGACGTGGCGTTCGAGACGACGCACCGCGTCACCGGCATCTTCGGCGTGTCGGGATCGGGAAAGACCACGCTGCTGGAAACGGTGGCCGGCCTGCGCCGCGGCGCGCGCGGACGGATCGCGCTGAACG
This genomic interval carries:
- a CDS encoding ATP-binding cassette domain-containing protein; translated protein: MSVPVLSVNVTLPLDRFGLDVAFETTHRVTGIFGVSGSGKTTLLETVAGLRRGARGRIALN